In one Pseudomonas hydrolytica genomic region, the following are encoded:
- a CDS encoding alpha/beta hydrolase yields MKQTIKATLMAAIIGISTAEVGAADYKQNPFTLAYEGAITKNEPGKINIHPVTYKLNGLDIAANIYTPTNYDPAKKYPTVVVAHPNGGVKEQVAGLYAQHLAEQGYITIAADAAYQGASGGLPRNVDKPAYRIEDIHGMADFIAGYPGVDNARLGLLGICGGGGYSLAAARTDKRFQSIATVSMFNSGLVRRNGYEDSQLSTIQERLQQASAARAQEAAGGETLYAGDATLTDEQIAKLPFDLYRQGFEYYGKTHAHPNSTFRYTMSSLLDLMSFDATNQIELIDKPLLMIAGSQADSLYMSEDAFAKAAGTQDKELFKIEGATHIETYWVPKYVDAAMGKLTVFYARTL; encoded by the coding sequence ATGAAGCAGACGATAAAGGCCACTCTCATGGCTGCCATAATCGGGATATCGACAGCTGAGGTTGGGGCGGCGGACTACAAGCAGAATCCGTTCACCTTGGCCTACGAGGGCGCGATCACGAAGAACGAGCCGGGCAAGATCAACATCCACCCGGTCACGTACAAACTCAATGGCCTGGATATTGCCGCCAACATCTACACCCCTACGAACTATGACCCTGCGAAGAAATATCCCACCGTCGTCGTGGCGCATCCCAATGGGGGGGTGAAGGAACAGGTCGCCGGCCTGTACGCCCAGCACCTGGCCGAGCAGGGCTACATCACCATTGCTGCCGATGCGGCATACCAGGGGGCTAGTGGCGGCCTGCCGCGTAACGTGGACAAGCCCGCTTACCGCATCGAGGACATCCATGGCATGGCGGACTTCATCGCCGGCTATCCAGGCGTTGATAATGCGCGCCTGGGCTTGCTCGGCATCTGTGGTGGCGGCGGCTACTCATTGGCGGCGGCGCGAACCGACAAGCGATTCCAATCCATCGCGACTGTGAGCATGTTCAACTCCGGGCTGGTACGCCGCAATGGCTACGAGGATTCGCAACTGTCCACCATCCAGGAGCGCCTGCAACAGGCTTCGGCTGCCCGTGCTCAGGAAGCAGCGGGCGGAGAAACACTCTATGCCGGGGATGCAACGCTGACTGATGAGCAGATCGCCAAACTGCCGTTTGATCTGTATCGCCAGGGTTTCGAGTACTACGGGAAGACCCATGCCCACCCGAACTCGACCTTCAGATACACCATGAGCAGTCTGCTGGATCTGATGAGCTTCGATGCCACGAATCAGATCGAGCTGATCGACAAGCCGTTGCTGATGATCGCGGGCAGCCAGGCCGACAGTCTGTACATGAGTGAGGATGCGTTCGCCAAAGCCGCCGGCACGCAGGACAAGGAGCTGTTCAAGATCGAGGGTGCCACTCATATCGAAACCTATTGGGTGCCGAAGTATGTGGACGCTGCAATGGGCAAATTGACGGTGTTCTACGCCAGAACGCTCTGA
- a CDS encoding vWA domain-containing protein — protein sequence MSKQLSNPLQALIRKSASTLPTNTGNVARYEERLNRTEGPRIIVADLSGSMESPAWGQRRKLDLLREAVDGILANALEPMRLIAFAGAPVDGINQLPSNSLDGGTALHLALDCAATHKPLATLVISDGQPDNEELALAAARRLPGRIDVLYIGPDVEQSAIQFMRRLAQLGCGNYAANDVAKAGQPALLQSIRQLLLDAPR from the coding sequence ATGTCCAAGCAGCTTTCCAATCCTCTGCAGGCGCTCATTCGCAAGTCCGCCTCGACGTTGCCAACGAACACCGGCAACGTCGCACGCTACGAGGAAAGGCTCAATCGTACCGAGGGACCACGTATCATCGTGGCTGATCTTTCCGGCTCGATGGAGAGCCCGGCGTGGGGGCAGCGGCGAAAGCTCGATCTGCTACGAGAGGCCGTCGATGGCATTCTGGCCAATGCGCTTGAACCGATGCGGCTGATCGCCTTCGCCGGCGCGCCGGTCGATGGCATCAATCAGCTGCCAAGCAACAGCCTGGATGGTGGCACGGCTCTGCACTTGGCGTTGGATTGCGCTGCCACGCACAAGCCGCTGGCGACGCTGGTTATCAGCGACGGGCAGCCGGATAACGAAGAGCTGGCGCTGGCCGCCGCGCGACGCTTACCCGGTCGTATTGATGTTCTCTACATCGGGCCGGACGTGGAGCAGTCCGCGATCCAGTTCATGCGGCGCTTGGCTCAACTCGGCTGTGGTAACTATGCTGCGAACGACGTGGCCAAAGCGGGCCAGCCGGCTCTCTTGCAGAGTATCCGACAACTGCTGCTGGACGCGCCTCGATGA
- a CDS encoding phosphoadenosine phosphosulfate reductase family protein gives MRDPFKIDHPTCISFSGGRTSAYMLWRVLQANGGLPPTTVVCFANTGKEVEPTLRFVRECAERWKVPIHWLEYRTTEVGFAEVDFATANRQGEPFEALIRHRQYLPNPVARACTTSLKIRPMHKFLRGLGWTEWDQFIGIRADEQRRVAKIRARGHSTESASEIMCMPLAEAGITVHDVIDFWQSQPFDLRLLSVNGRTLEGNCDLCFLKPQRQRLALIKARPEAAEWWIRMESLNLASKPSGARFRADGPTYAELARFAADQGDLFDPAEESISCYCGD, from the coding sequence ATGCGCGACCCGTTCAAGATCGACCACCCCACCTGCATCAGTTTCAGCGGCGGCCGCACAAGTGCATATATGCTCTGGCGTGTGCTACAGGCCAACGGCGGATTGCCCCCGACAACCGTGGTCTGCTTCGCCAATACCGGCAAAGAAGTCGAGCCTACGTTGCGATTCGTGCGCGAATGCGCCGAGCGCTGGAAAGTGCCTATCCATTGGCTCGAATACCGAACCACGGAAGTGGGATTCGCAGAGGTAGATTTCGCCACCGCCAACCGACAGGGCGAGCCGTTCGAGGCGTTGATCCGCCACCGCCAGTATCTACCGAACCCTGTTGCCCGCGCCTGCACCACCAGCTTGAAGATCCGACCGATGCACAAATTCCTGCGCGGCCTTGGCTGGACGGAGTGGGATCAGTTCATCGGCATTCGCGCCGACGAGCAGCGCCGCGTCGCCAAAATTCGCGCGCGAGGTCATTCCACCGAGTCGGCCAGCGAGATCATGTGCATGCCGCTGGCTGAGGCCGGCATCACGGTGCATGACGTGATCGACTTCTGGCAGTCCCAACCCTTCGACCTGCGGTTGCTGAGCGTCAACGGTCGAACCTTGGAAGGAAACTGTGACCTCTGTTTCCTCAAGCCCCAGCGTCAGCGCCTGGCACTGATCAAAGCCAGACCCGAGGCAGCCGAATGGTGGATTCGCATGGAGTCGCTGAATCTTGCGAGCAAGCCGAGCGGCGCTAGATTTCGTGCCGACGGTCCCACCTATGCCGAGTTGGCGCGCTTCGCCGCCGATCAGGGAGACCTATTCGACCCAGCCGAAGAGTCCATCTCCTGCTACTGCGGCGACTGA
- a CDS encoding DUF3085 domain-containing protein, producing the protein MSLRFKGADLRPVLAEAVANQCRVILVKDQGVYFLAERGERRPDGRQTLLAFAVGCNPDIDPFDDWWELARTELGGDDFGEDFDPKDKVFGHILNSEDDLELSATATHLSLKPVPPTLGGN; encoded by the coding sequence ATGTCTCTACGATTCAAAGGCGCGGACCTGCGCCCCGTGCTTGCCGAAGCGGTTGCCAATCAGTGCCGCGTTATCTTGGTCAAAGACCAGGGCGTGTACTTCCTCGCCGAGCGGGGCGAACGTCGGCCCGATGGACGCCAGACGTTGCTCGCCTTTGCAGTCGGCTGCAATCCAGACATCGATCCATTCGATGACTGGTGGGAGTTGGCAAGAACCGAGCTCGGCGGCGATGACTTCGGCGAGGACTTCGACCCGAAAGACAAGGTTTTCGGACACATCCTGAATAGCGAGGACGACCTGGAGTTGTCTGCCACCGCTACCCACCTGTCCCTCAAGCCAGTGCCACCAACACTTGGCGGCAACTGA
- a CDS encoding (R)-mandelonitrile lyase: protein MNNTLLGIAVCAAIPFASVAGEANKSVAAQQIIQAGSQASATGSADYFTGRVRVDPLFPASGEINASGAYVTFEPGARSAWHTHPAGQRLVVVSGVGLTQEWGKPVQEIRPGDVVVCPPGVKHWHGATPTTAMSHLAVSGAVDGKSVEWLEKVTDDQYNAR from the coding sequence ATGAACAATACCCTGCTGGGGATCGCGGTATGTGCCGCGATTCCCTTCGCCAGCGTGGCTGGCGAAGCCAATAAGTCTGTGGCAGCCCAACAGATCATCCAGGCAGGCTCACAGGCTTCGGCAACAGGATCGGCGGATTACTTCACTGGTCGGGTGCGCGTCGATCCCTTGTTTCCCGCTAGCGGTGAGATCAATGCCTCTGGTGCCTACGTGACCTTCGAGCCAGGCGCACGTTCGGCGTGGCACACCCATCCCGCAGGACAGCGGCTGGTAGTGGTTTCCGGCGTGGGCCTAACGCAGGAATGGGGCAAACCCGTACAGGAGATCCGCCCGGGAGACGTGGTCGTATGCCCGCCGGGCGTCAAGCACTGGCACGGCGCCACTCCGACGACGGCAATGAGCCACTTGGCCGTGAGCGGCGCGGTGGATGGCAAGAGTGTGGAATGGCTGGAGAAGGTCACCGATGATCAATACAACGCCCGCTAG
- a CDS encoding LysR family transcriptional regulator, with translation MTADSYDQLAIFSVVAQERSFTHAAAKLGMSQPALSRAMRQLEERLGVRLLARTTRSVSPTEAGEHLLRVVAPRFEEINTELGLLSKFRDRPAGKLRITAGEHSAITILQPVLTKLLPDNPDLNIEIIVDYGLTDIVAEGYDAGVRLGEQVAKDMIAVRIGPDMRMAVVGSPEYFSRHPKPKLPRDLMQHNCINIRLPTYGGIFPWEFEKEGQELKVRVEGQLVFNNIAMRLQAALKGLGLAYMPEDQVQPYVAEGRLIHVLADWCEPFSGYHLYYPSRHQTSPAFTLFRDALRYSG, from the coding sequence ATGACCGCTGACAGCTACGATCAGCTCGCGATCTTCTCGGTCGTGGCACAGGAGCGCAGCTTCACCCATGCCGCAGCCAAGCTCGGCATGTCGCAGCCTGCTTTGAGTCGGGCCATGCGTCAGTTGGAGGAACGCCTGGGCGTCAGATTGCTTGCGCGCACCACCAGGAGCGTTTCCCCTACGGAGGCAGGGGAACATCTGCTACGAGTGGTCGCCCCCAGGTTCGAGGAAATCAACACCGAGCTGGGCTTACTCAGCAAGTTTCGCGACAGGCCAGCAGGTAAGCTGCGCATCACCGCTGGCGAGCATTCCGCAATCACGATCCTGCAACCAGTACTCACGAAGCTACTGCCCGACAATCCTGACCTCAACATCGAGATCATCGTGGACTACGGCCTGACCGACATCGTGGCGGAAGGCTACGATGCTGGCGTCCGGCTGGGTGAGCAGGTCGCCAAGGACATGATCGCAGTACGCATCGGCCCCGATATGCGCATGGCCGTTGTCGGCTCCCCGGAGTATTTTTCCCGGCATCCAAAGCCCAAACTCCCGCGCGATCTCATGCAGCACAACTGCATCAACATCCGCCTGCCGACTTACGGCGGTATCTTTCCCTGGGAGTTCGAGAAGGAGGGGCAGGAGCTGAAGGTGCGCGTCGAAGGCCAATTGGTGTTCAACAACATCGCCATGCGTCTGCAGGCTGCCCTCAAGGGGTTGGGGCTGGCCTACATGCCCGAGGATCAGGTGCAGCCGTATGTTGCGGAGGGTCGGTTGATTCATGTGCTGGCGGACTGGTGTGAACCGTTCTCGGGATACCACCTCTACTACCCGAGCCGACACCAGACCTCACCCGCCTTTACATTATTTCGCGATGCTCTGCGCTATTCAGGCTGA
- a CDS encoding AcrVA2 family anti-CRISPR protein: MTQFQKRIPRARRMLESVGSQYPGAWKQFDAFRADRGKGLPDWPDWCFMPIAAGYAIASGGGANRVPLERVNHPAVLTALATWRMTQGIFRFDETLRAALLDTPLSGGLPTQHLFRLPHWCVYVETEGLTWSDIPLEGFFAHLEYDIARGGTPELRLLLDVGGDPRQPFSPETLLPVPIVLSAADIESAVELVNQSAREQATALGVPPDIPLGLAQPQAVSLAPLISLLLYLCAEPDVTRKGSKVTLDNPQPTRTRRDGWKLFPADGPMEIDVGARLGAALRTALDRREEMRSADAGTGKTLAPHMRAQHWHSFWSGPKFTPDGSAIPQHLRKLDVRWMPPIPVNIDDPDNLTPTIRPVR, from the coding sequence ATGACCCAATTCCAGAAGCGCATCCCCCGCGCCCGACGCATGCTGGAGTCCGTGGGCAGTCAGTACCCTGGCGCATGGAAGCAGTTCGATGCGTTCCGGGCCGATCGTGGCAAAGGCCTGCCCGACTGGCCGGATTGGTGCTTCATGCCCATCGCCGCTGGCTACGCGATTGCCAGCGGGGGTGGCGCCAACCGTGTTCCGCTGGAGCGCGTGAACCATCCCGCCGTGCTCACTGCGCTGGCGACTTGGCGCATGACCCAGGGGATTTTCCGCTTCGACGAAACGCTCCGCGCTGCCTTGCTGGATACGCCGCTGTCTGGTGGCCTGCCGACGCAACACCTGTTTCGGCTGCCGCATTGGTGTGTCTATGTCGAGACGGAGGGCCTGACGTGGAGTGACATTCCGCTGGAGGGATTCTTTGCTCACCTGGAGTACGACATCGCCCGCGGTGGCACGCCTGAGCTGCGGTTGCTGCTGGACGTTGGGGGCGATCCACGCCAGCCGTTCTCGCCGGAGACGCTGCTGCCGGTGCCGATAGTCCTGTCGGCTGCCGATATAGAGTCGGCGGTTGAACTGGTCAATCAGAGCGCCCGGGAGCAGGCGACGGCGCTGGGCGTACCGCCCGATATCCCGCTCGGCCTGGCGCAGCCCCAGGCCGTCTCGCTGGCGCCGCTCATTTCGCTGCTGCTTTATCTCTGTGCGGAGCCGGACGTCACGCGGAAAGGCTCGAAGGTGACCCTGGACAATCCGCAGCCGACGCGAACTCGCCGGGACGGCTGGAAGCTGTTCCCCGCGGACGGTCCGATGGAGATCGATGTTGGCGCCCGCCTGGGGGCTGCATTGCGCACGGCGCTGGATCGTCGTGAGGAGATGCGTTCCGCCGACGCGGGCACCGGCAAGACCCTCGCCCCGCATATGCGTGCGCAGCACTGGCACTCCTTCTGGTCTGGCCCCAAGTTCACACCCGATGGTTCGGCTATTCCCCAACACCTACGCAAACTGGACGTCCGGTGGATGCCTCCGATTCCGGTCAACATTGACGATCCTGACAATCTGACCCCGACCATACGCCCCGTGCGTTGA
- a CDS encoding carboxymuconolactone decarboxylase family protein, which yields MINTTPARHCKLGVLAATFALSLGLGIMPSPAAQGTVEEQVMPSAQSASETLSAKQQAIPLIAAAMARSDMPRLNAVLNQGLDAGLTISEVKEVLVQLYAYTGFPRSLNALAELMKVVEERNRRGIQDAPGREPSGIIPTGNELLVVGKANQTHIAGAPVQGPLFDFAPIINQYLQAHLFGAIFERDNLDWQSRELATVGALAATPGVEAQLRSHMAASMRVGLTESQLRQLIQVLADHGDTDAAKRAREALDTQLAGATRQP from the coding sequence ATGATCAATACAACGCCCGCTAGGCACTGTAAGCTCGGAGTGCTGGCAGCGACATTTGCGCTGAGTCTGGGGCTGGGGATTATGCCGAGCCCCGCTGCTCAGGGCACTGTGGAAGAGCAAGTCATGCCCTCCGCACAATCTGCCTCCGAGACGCTGTCCGCCAAGCAGCAGGCCATCCCGTTGATTGCGGCCGCCATGGCCAGGAGCGATATGCCCAGGCTCAATGCCGTCTTGAACCAAGGGCTAGACGCGGGCCTGACCATCAGCGAGGTGAAGGAAGTCCTGGTGCAGCTCTATGCCTACACCGGCTTTCCGCGCAGTCTCAACGCACTCGCCGAGCTGATGAAGGTGGTGGAAGAGCGCAACCGGCGTGGCATCCAGGACGCGCCGGGGCGGGAGCCCAGTGGCATCATTCCCACCGGCAATGAACTGCTGGTGGTGGGGAAGGCCAACCAGACCCACATTGCAGGTGCACCCGTCCAGGGTCCGTTGTTCGACTTCGCCCCCATCATTAACCAGTACCTTCAAGCGCATCTGTTCGGCGCCATCTTCGAGCGCGACAACCTGGACTGGCAAAGCCGTGAGCTGGCCACGGTCGGGGCGCTGGCCGCCACGCCCGGCGTGGAGGCGCAACTGCGCTCGCACATGGCCGCCAGCATGAGGGTAGGTTTGACGGAATCGCAGCTGCGCCAACTGATCCAGGTGCTGGCCGACCACGGTGATACCGATGCAGCCAAGCGCGCCCGCGAGGCGTTGGATACACAGCTGGCTGGAGCTACCCGGCAGCCATGA
- a CDS encoding ATP-binding protein has translation MSTISLQTNQHQLIANLRHAFTPHSMLGELLQNARRAKASHIKVIADGNTLIVDDDGCGITDLQTLIFIAESGWDHDLKERENAFGLGVLSTLYFAEHLSVHSGSKAFNAATATIIRGDAIEVYPEPSRVGTEIRLDGVQSPQTHLTLPQWVERQLNTLCEAFPVPVSLNGVNIARPLADARLPWRQTPIGQILLDLDTSPTQWRCFLQGLPIGRTLALPKHQIVLLRDDMIARLPDRQHLLNEWEDHRHIQAAIMEAYRQALLEAKERLAGYEFIEQYAETCLSSSNADLLNDVLFAPRAWFRNWEGNPAGYHRYWERYPLHGVAARVALEETGVWSIDRDGENDLAVETYLEARRAFLLEEHRLDADHWLRHMVKTVTPDQVNVRHGAILHSDSCPPLAECTELVLVDSLIVSLEGEPGEYPVDALRKDDTLYLTPKSGNVTELISDYIFDDLYNEGREDEDAQTLATFVAVGCSQDAAHVVRALLPDALCQRSQPKLAGAVVQLIFDGNGKLQEVTA, from the coding sequence ATGAGCACTATCAGTCTCCAGACCAATCAGCACCAACTGATCGCCAACTTGCGCCACGCATTCACCCCGCATTCAATGCTCGGTGAGCTGCTGCAGAACGCGCGCCGCGCGAAGGCCAGCCACATCAAGGTCATCGCCGACGGCAATACCCTCATCGTCGACGACGACGGTTGCGGTATCACCGATCTTCAAACCTTGATATTCATCGCCGAATCAGGCTGGGATCACGACTTGAAAGAGCGGGAGAACGCATTCGGTCTCGGCGTCCTGTCGACCTTGTACTTCGCCGAGCATCTATCGGTACATTCAGGCAGCAAGGCCTTCAACGCCGCCACGGCGACCATCATCCGCGGCGACGCCATCGAGGTATATCCCGAACCCTCTCGGGTCGGCACCGAGATCCGATTGGACGGTGTGCAATCACCGCAAACCCACCTCACCTTGCCTCAATGGGTCGAGCGCCAACTCAACACACTGTGCGAGGCTTTTCCGGTGCCCGTATCACTCAACGGTGTCAACATCGCTCGCCCGCTGGCGGATGCGAGATTGCCATGGAGGCAAACACCGATAGGCCAGATTCTGCTCGATCTCGACACATCACCGACACAATGGCGGTGCTTTCTCCAGGGTCTGCCCATCGGCAGGACTCTAGCACTCCCCAAGCATCAGATCGTGCTGCTGCGCGACGACATGATCGCCCGCCTACCGGATCGTCAGCACCTGCTCAACGAGTGGGAGGATCACCGACATATTCAAGCAGCAATCATGGAGGCCTACCGACAAGCACTGCTTGAAGCCAAGGAGCGACTGGCTGGCTACGAATTCATCGAGCAGTACGCGGAAACCTGCCTGTCTTCGTCTAACGCAGACCTGCTCAACGATGTGCTATTCGCTCCGCGCGCCTGGTTCCGTAACTGGGAAGGCAACCCGGCGGGATACCACCGCTACTGGGAACGCTATCCGCTACATGGAGTAGCGGCCCGTGTTGCGCTGGAGGAAACAGGCGTCTGGTCCATCGACCGCGACGGGGAGAATGACCTCGCTGTGGAAACCTATCTGGAAGCACGACGAGCCTTTCTGCTGGAAGAGCATCGTCTCGATGCAGATCACTGGCTGAGGCACATGGTCAAGACCGTCACGCCGGATCAGGTAAACGTCCGTCACGGCGCGATTCTCCATAGCGATAGCTGCCCGCCCCTGGCGGAATGCACCGAGCTGGTTCTGGTCGACAGCCTGATCGTAAGCCTGGAAGGCGAACCTGGCGAGTATCCGGTGGATGCACTGCGCAAGGACGACACGCTCTACCTGACGCCGAAGTCTGGCAACGTCACGGAGCTCATTTCGGACTACATCTTCGATGACCTCTATAACGAGGGTCGAGAGGATGAGGACGCGCAAACGCTCGCCACGTTCGTCGCCGTAGGCTGCTCGCAAGACGCCGCTCACGTCGTCAGGGCACTGCTGCCAGATGCGCTGTGCCAGCGCTCCCAGCCGAAGCTGGCCGGGGCGGTCGTACAGCTGATCTTCGACGGCAACGGCAAACTGCAGGAGGTCACGGCCTGA
- a CDS encoding GTPase: MDTQAIRAQMPVLVAGHVPRNVHTFKFNIFDGQPKVSTLGFHIDPRPFEGKVIADTGDAIVVKTGRTEFAVLDRALLTEVPGEGTKVQVQPYARRRFDGLRADTPEERTEYTADGTPYKVQTHILGSAPAKLPIPQPRCPELQDLINQLEQLPAPDGFRHITHLLVDAGAQDFSIVDPLPDDIIKTPPSISFTVATAKFQGQVIVLYERADDLYAIELKRDGELVERIDQVFFDSLGETLEQLIDDGSWRRIRVQYLSGSKPTRH; the protein is encoded by the coding sequence ATGGATACCCAAGCTATCCGCGCACAAATGCCCGTTCTGGTCGCTGGTCATGTTCCCCGTAATGTCCACACGTTCAAGTTCAATATCTTCGATGGACAACCCAAGGTCTCGACGCTGGGCTTCCACATCGATCCCAGGCCATTCGAGGGCAAGGTGATCGCTGACACCGGCGACGCCATCGTCGTCAAGACCGGCCGTACCGAGTTCGCTGTACTCGACCGCGCACTCCTGACCGAAGTACCTGGCGAAGGCACCAAGGTGCAGGTCCAGCCATATGCCCGCCGCCGTTTCGACGGCCTGCGCGCGGACACACCGGAAGAACGCACCGAGTACACCGCAGACGGCACGCCCTATAAGGTGCAAACGCACATCCTCGGTTCCGCGCCGGCCAAGCTGCCGATCCCGCAACCACGCTGCCCAGAGTTGCAGGATCTCATCAACCAGCTGGAACAGTTGCCTGCTCCCGACGGCTTCCGCCACATCACCCACTTGCTGGTGGATGCCGGCGCGCAGGACTTCTCCATCGTCGACCCGCTACCCGACGACATCATCAAAACGCCTCCATCGATCAGCTTCACCGTTGCCACAGCAAAGTTCCAGGGTCAGGTCATCGTGTTGTACGAACGGGCCGACGACCTCTACGCGATCGAGCTGAAACGCGACGGAGAACTCGTCGAACGCATCGATCAAGTGTTCTTCGACTCGCTCGGGGAAACGCTGGAGCAACTGATCGACGATGGAAGTTGGCGGCGCATCCGCGTGCAATACCTGTCGGGGAGCAAACCCACCCGGCACTGA